TCATTGACATGCCTGGCAAAGGCAAAAGAGTGCAAGGGGAACTGTACGAAGTGGATTTGAGGACATTGAAACAAGTTGACAGACTCGAAGAGGTGCCCCGCTATTACTTTAGAGCGAAAATTGAAGTGAAGGATGAACAAGGAACTGTGCATGAAGCCTATACCTACTTTGTGACCAATCCTCCACCATTTTTGCAAAAGCACTGTTTAGAAAAGTTTTAATCCAAAAAGCATATCCACAATCATAGTACTGCTTTTTTGTGCTACTTGGTCCATAAATTTTTCCCACGGATCCTCTTTGGCCCAGATGGCTTTTCGAACACCGCTTATCTTTTCAAGCTCTTTTTTTGCTGAAAAATAGTCACCTATCTCATCGATGAGTCCCACTTTTTGAGCCTGTCGAGCTGTAAAAATATGTGCTTCGGCAAATTGATCTTTGTTTTTTGGATCCAGCCCCCTTGCTTTTGCTACATCGTGCACAAACATATCATAGGTATCGTTGATGACTTTTTGCAGCTCCTCCTTTTCATATGTTTTCCATGGCCGAAATGGCGTTCCGGCCTCTTTATATTTTCCGGCTTTGACCACTTGTGGAGCAACGCCAAGTTTATCGAGCAAGCCTTTAAGATTTGGAGCTTCTAAAATCACACCGATGGAACCGACTGCACTTCCTGGATTGGCGATAATCTTTTTGCTCCAGATAGAGGCGTAGTAGCTTCCACTTGCCAGTGTTCCGGCGGCATAGGTGATGACCGGTTTTTTAGCATTGAGTCGTTTGATGGCTCGCGATATTTCAATACTTGGGGCTACCGCACCTCCCGGTGAACTGACTACGAAAAGAACCCCTTTGATGTTTGGCTGTTCGGCCAACTCTATTTTTTTGAGGATATTCTTTGCATCGATGATAGGGCCATTGAGTCGTATCTCCATAAGGTTTGGCTTTTGCAGCGTCGTTTTTTGCAAAGCTCCTATAAGAAGCAATAGAGCGATGAGAAGCAAAATACCTTTGAAATATTTTTGCAAAAAATCAAGAAGTGCCGTAAGAGGCGAAAAAAGTGTTGAAAAAAAAGAGGTTATGGAGTTTTTGTTTTCAGACATATTCTACTCCTTGGATATAGACTTTTTTGGGTTTTTTTGTATGTAAAATTGTATGGAGGTAGAGATCTTCGACATTTGTTAAGCCTTCAGGCAGATCGATGAGTTGCATGTCCGCATCTTTTCCCACAGCTATCTCACCTCCCTCAAATCCAAGAGCATCATATCCTGCTTTAGTTGCACGGATAATCAGCTCTTTCGCAAATGTGGTAGCCTCTTTGTAAGGATGGACAAAAAGGGCGGCTTTTAGTTCTTCATACATATTAAGCGAATAGTTGGAACTGAGCCCGTCTGTAGCAATGGCATACGGAATGGATTTTATTTTTTCAAGGTTCAAAACACCGTTGCCAAGCAGCCTGTTTGAGATGGGACAGTGGATGATGTGGGCGTTATATGAAGCGATGGTTTGAATCTCTTCTTCATTGGCCCAGACCATATGGACAAAAAGGGTATGAAGCTCTTTGAAGAGTTCAAGAAAGCTTTTTGTGTCATTCACAGGTCTTGTCTGATTCAAAAACTCTTTGAAAAACTTGGCAAACTCCCCGCTTCCTTTGTCGAGCCACTTTCGCTCAGCCCTGCTCTCCATAAAATGCACAGACACCAAAGAGCCATATTTTTTAGCGATATCGAGTGCTCTTTTGGCCAAGATGTAATGTACAGAGTAGGGCGAATGGATAGCGACAGCTGCCTTAAATCGCTCGTTTTCATGCTTTTTACTTTGATGAAATCGCTCCAAAAAAGAGGCATACATCACATCGGCGGTTGCAGCGTTTGAACCGATCACTTCGTTGAAATAGACGACTTTCAAAGCCGAATCGACGCAGGCTTGCAGGTCCTCTCCATAACTACTAATTGCGCCTATAGCGGTGGTTCCGGTTTGGATGATGGACCATAGGGTTTGCTCTAAACATGCCCCGTCACATAGCGGCAAGAGATCTTCTCGGTGTCGTATGACACTGTACAGCCACGGGATAAAGTCGCCATATTGCAACGTTGCTTTGTTTGCACTAAATTCCAAATGGAGGTGAGGATTTGCAAATCCTGGAAGCAAAAGAGCATTTTCATCATGTTCGACTGCTGCATTGGGATATTTTTTGATCAAATTTTCTACCGTATCGATAGCTTCGATTTTTTTATCAAATGCAACAGCTTTATCTTGTATGATTGTTTGCGGAGTGAGAATTGCAAAAGGTTTGATAATTCGCACCGAGTCTCCTTGAAATATTTGATATAATCATACCTTAAAATAATACCGATAAAAAAGGAAACAGAATGAAAGTGATGGTCATTCAAGGTCCCAATCTCAATATGCTTGGAATTCGTGAGCAACATATCTATGGTCCTATGAAACTGGAAGATATTCACAAGCAGATGAAGAACTTCGCCGATGCGAATGGCTTGGATATCGAATTTTTCCAAAGCAATCTTGAAGGCGAAATAGTCGACAAGATTCAGGAGTCTTTGGGAGATGCTGATGGTATCATCATCAATGCAGGAGCCTATACACATACATCCATTGCTATTCGTGATGCGATTGCAGCGGTACAGCTTCCTACAATCGAAGTGCATTTGAGCAATGTATATAGACGTGAAGAGTTTCGGCAAAAAAGTATGATTGCTCCAGTGTGTGCGGGAGTGATCACAGGTTTTGGGCCATTTAGCTATCATCTTGCCATGGTTGCCATGCATCAGATTTTCCAAGAGATTGAAGCTCTTAAAGCGCAGCAACAGCAACAACCTCAACAGGCGTAAGCCTTTGGAGGTTGCATGAACTATATACTCAAAGATGAAAACGCAGTCTATTATGAATGTGGTTTTAGCTGCGATAATGAACTTTTGATCGCTTTAGGCGATGAAAAATATTTTCTGACCGATGCCCGCTATACTACAGAGGCCAAAGAACAGATAAGAGATGCTGAGGTTATTGAGACACGAAATCTTTATAAAACGGCAAGAGAGATTATTCGAAAAAGTGGCGTAAAACGGGTCTATTTCGATCCAAAAGAGTTCAGTTGTGCCGATTTTTCCGAACTTTCAAAGTTTCGTATCGATTGGAGAAAAAGAGCAAATCTTTCTTGGAAAAAACGACTCATCAAAACGGAAGAGGAGATCGCACTTATTAAAAGATCGGTAGAGCTGAATGCCGAAGCCTTCGATATATTTGCAAAAAAGTTGCAAGAGTGTGAAGGGTGGAGTGAAAAGAGACTTCATTTTGAAGCGATTGCACATCTGAGCAGATTTGGAGAATTTGATCTCAGTTTCGATCCCATCTTTGCCATCAATGAAAACGCTGCAAAACCCCATGCACTGCCGGGTGAAAAAAGATTACAAAAAGGTGATCTCATACTCTTTGATGCCGGTATCAAGTACAAACGCTACTGCAGTGACCGCACAAGAACCGCTTGTTTTGGTGAAAACATCCATTTTGGCAAAGAGCAAACCTTTTCAAATCCAAAAATCCAACGGGCCTACGATCTTGTTAAAAAAGCACAAGAGCGTGCGATCGAGGCTGCAAGAAGCGGGATGAAAGCAAAAGATCTGGATAAAGTGGCTCGAGAAATCATCGACAAGAGCGAATTCAAAGGGACATTTGTCCACTCCTTGGGACATGGAGTTGGACTCGATATCCATGAGATGCCTTTTATCAACGCAAAAAATGAACAGATTCTTGAAGATGGCATGGTATTTACCATTGAACCTGGCATTTATATCCCTGGAGAGTTTGGTATCCGAATAGAAGATATGGTTGTGCTGCGAAACGGACGGGCAGAGGTATTGTAGGTGCGAAAGAAGCTCAGCGAGGATCTTGTCTTTTATTTCGATCCGCTCTATCCAAAAAATTTCTCTAAATATACAAATGGAGAGATTGCCATCCTCGGAATAGGAGGCAATCTTGGCAATGTGCGAAGACGTTTTCGTAAACTGGCAATTTATCTTGCCTCTCATCCGCATGTACGACTACTACGAACGGCTCCAGTGCTTAAAAACCCGCCTTTTGGTTATTTTGATCAACCAGATTTTTACAATTCGGTGATTATTGTTCAAACTTCGTTTTCTCCGAGAGAACTTTTGCATTTTTGTCTTCAAACAGAAAAACGTTTCAGAAGGAAAAGAAGTTTCAAAAACGCTCCGAGAACACTCGATATCGATATTTTGTTTTATGGAAAAAAGCGAGTGGATCAAAAAGATCTCACTATTCCCCATCCGCACTGGAGCGAGAGAGATTCGGTACAATTGCCCCTACAATATCTGCTGGAGGGGCTATGCGGTTTGTAACGATTACCAGTGGCAAGGGTGGAGTTGGTAAAAGTACCATAGCTGCAAATATTGCTTATCTTTTATCCAAATATGGCTATAAAGTCGCCATTTTTGATGCAGATATAGGGTTGGCCAATCAAGACATCATTCTCAATGTAAAACCGCAACATACTATTTTGGATGTGTTGAAAGGCAAGGTTCGTTTTTCTGATGCGATCGTACCTATCAATGACAATCTTTTTTTGATTCCTGGAGAGAGCGGGGAAGAGATTTTATCCTTTGATAACGAAGCGCTTTTAGAAGAGTTTTATAAAGGATTGGAACAGTTTAAAGATTTGGATTTTCTTATCATCGATACCGGTGCCGGAATTGGTGAGAGTGTCCAGAGCTTTGTGAGAGCCTCAACGGATACCGTTATCATCACTATTCCGGATCCTTCAGCTATAATGGATGCTTATTCTATGATAAAATATTGCTCAAGAGTCAAAAAGAGTGTCAGTATTGTTTTAAATCAGGTCAAAAGCAAAAAAGAAGCACTTATTCTTTTTAACAAACTGGACAGTGTTGCAACAAAACATTTGGAAAAGAGCATCGATCTCAAACTTCTTGGATTTATACAAAAAAGCAGTATAGTTGAGGAAGCCACAAAAACAAGAAAGCTTGTGGCAAAAGAGTTTATAACGTCACTACCTGCTATTCAGATGGGGGAAATTGCCAAAAGATTGACAGATTCGGTTGCAAAGGATGGAACGAAAATCAAAGAAAATACGAATATTGCAGTTTTTTTCAAAAGATTGTTACAAAAATTTTAGAGGTGCAGCATGAGTAAAAAAATAGTCGTGGCAATGAGTGGAGGAGTGGATAGCAGTTTTACCGCTCATTTATTGCAAACTAAAGGGTACGAGGTGATCGGCGTTTATATGAAATTTCACCCAAGAGAAGAGTATCATCAAAAAAACATTGCAAATATTGAAAAAGTCGCGAAACATTTGGGCATTGAATACCATCTGCTCGATCGCACCAAAGAGTTTCAAGAGCGTGTGTACCAACCTTTCGTTGATGGGTATGTGGCCGGACTCACACCAAACCCTTGCGCAATGTGTAATCGAGTGATGAAATTTA
This region of Nitratiruptor sp. YY08-10 genomic DNA includes:
- a CDS encoding gamma-glutamylcyclotransferase, with the protein product MHYKLFVYGTLKQGYCNHHYLQNAIFLGNATTLHPYPMIAPKKIYPYLIDMPGKGKRVQGELYEVDLRTLKQVDRLEEVPRYYFRAKIEVKDEQGTVHEAYTYFVTNPPPFLQKHCLEKF
- the sppA gene encoding signal peptide peptidase SppA, whose amino-acid sequence is MSENKNSITSFFSTLFSPLTALLDFLQKYFKGILLLIALLLLIGALQKTTLQKPNLMEIRLNGPIIDAKNILKKIELAEQPNIKGVLFVVSSPGGAVAPSIEISRAIKRLNAKKPVITYAAGTLASGSYYASIWSKKIIANPGSAVGSIGVILEAPNLKGLLDKLGVAPQVVKAGKYKEAGTPFRPWKTYEKEELQKVINDTYDMFVHDVAKARGLDPKNKDQFAEAHIFTARQAQKVGLIDEIGDYFSAKKELEKISGVRKAIWAKEDPWEKFMDQVAQKSSTMIVDMLFGLKLF
- a CDS encoding metal-dependent hydrolase codes for the protein MRIIKPFAILTPQTIIQDKAVAFDKKIEAIDTVENLIKKYPNAAVEHDENALLLPGFANPHLHLEFSANKATLQYGDFIPWLYSVIRHREDLLPLCDGACLEQTLWSIIQTGTTAIGAISSYGEDLQACVDSALKVVYFNEVIGSNAATADVMYASFLERFHQSKKHENERFKAAVAIHSPYSVHYILAKRALDIAKKYGSLVSVHFMESRAERKWLDKGSGEFAKFFKEFLNQTRPVNDTKSFLELFKELHTLFVHMVWANEEEIQTIASYNAHIIHCPISNRLLGNGVLNLEKIKSIPYAIATDGLSSNYSLNMYEELKAALFVHPYKEATTFAKELIIRATKAGYDALGFEGGEIAVGKDADMQLIDLPEGLTNVEDLYLHTILHTKKPKKVYIQGVEYV
- the aroQ gene encoding type II 3-dehydroquinate dehydratase, which translates into the protein MKVMVIQGPNLNMLGIREQHIYGPMKLEDIHKQMKNFADANGLDIEFFQSNLEGEIVDKIQESLGDADGIIINAGAYTHTSIAIRDAIAAVQLPTIEVHLSNVYRREEFRQKSMIAPVCAGVITGFGPFSYHLAMVAMHQIFQEIEALKAQQQQQPQQA
- a CDS encoding aminopeptidase P family protein, translating into MNYILKDENAVYYECGFSCDNELLIALGDEKYFLTDARYTTEAKEQIRDAEVIETRNLYKTAREIIRKSGVKRVYFDPKEFSCADFSELSKFRIDWRKRANLSWKKRLIKTEEEIALIKRSVELNAEAFDIFAKKLQECEGWSEKRLHFEAIAHLSRFGEFDLSFDPIFAINENAAKPHALPGEKRLQKGDLILFDAGIKYKRYCSDRTRTACFGENIHFGKEQTFSNPKIQRAYDLVKKAQERAIEAARSGMKAKDLDKVAREIIDKSEFKGTFVHSLGHGVGLDIHEMPFINAKNEQILEDGMVFTIEPGIYIPGEFGIRIEDMVVLRNGRAEVL
- the folK gene encoding 2-amino-4-hydroxy-6-hydroxymethyldihydropteridine diphosphokinase, which translates into the protein MRKKLSEDLVFYFDPLYPKNFSKYTNGEIAILGIGGNLGNVRRRFRKLAIYLASHPHVRLLRTAPVLKNPPFGYFDQPDFYNSVIIVQTSFSPRELLHFCLQTEKRFRRKRSFKNAPRTLDIDILFYGKKRVDQKDLTIPHPHWSERDSVQLPLQYLLEGLCGL
- a CDS encoding P-loop NTPase — encoded protein: MRFVTITSGKGGVGKSTIAANIAYLLSKYGYKVAIFDADIGLANQDIILNVKPQHTILDVLKGKVRFSDAIVPINDNLFLIPGESGEEILSFDNEALLEEFYKGLEQFKDLDFLIIDTGAGIGESVQSFVRASTDTVIITIPDPSAIMDAYSMIKYCSRVKKSVSIVLNQVKSKKEALILFNKLDSVATKHLEKSIDLKLLGFIQKSSIVEEATKTRKLVAKEFITSLPAIQMGEIAKRLTDSVAKDGTKIKENTNIAVFFKRLLQKF